A genomic region of Arachis stenosperma cultivar V10309 chromosome 9, arast.V10309.gnm1.PFL2, whole genome shotgun sequence contains the following coding sequences:
- the LOC130949936 gene encoding uncharacterized protein LOC130949936: protein MSTHRRGRGRGRGRIGTVTPGPAGNYPVDFMASLGNMAVAMQATAEALGNQINQGNYRNNNDEDGPMTLATFLKVHPPTFKGTSNPTDADNWIQAMERGTRRILQPDGIVIPWELFRTEFYKKYFPNSARNAKKLELMQLKEGQLTVTEYTSRFEELCRFSRICQGAPEDFAEWKCIKYEGGLRSDILSFVAPMEIRVFSELVNKSRVAEDCLRKATSDKSDQRNFVRRDQGRNFALRG from the exons ATGTCGACTCACAGACGCGGTCGCGGGCGAGGTAGAGGTAGGATAGGCACCGTTACTCCTGGCCCGGCAGGAAATTATCCAGTAGACTTCATGGCTTCCTTGGGAAATATGGCTGTGGCTATGCAGGCGACAGCCGAGGCATTGGGTAATCAGATAAACCAGGGTAATTACAGAAACAATAATGATGAGGACGGTCCCATGACACTTGCTACATTTCTGAAAGTTCACCCTCCGACCTTCAAGGGAACCTCAAATCCCACTGATGCAGACAATTGGATTCAGGCTATGGAACGG GGGACACGACGTATCTTGCAGCCAGATGGCATTGTGATTCCTTGGGAGCTTTTCCGAACagagttctataagaaataCTTTCCTAATTCAGCCAGAAATGCCAAGAAACTTGAACTGATGCAGTTAAAGGAGGGACAGTTGACTGTTACTGAGTATACTAGCAGGTTTGAGGAGTTATGTCGCTTTTCTCGCATCTGTCAAGGTGCGCCTGAAGATTTTGCTGAGTGGAAAtgtattaagtatgagggaGGTCTTCGAAGTGATATTCTAAGCTTCGTTGCACCAATGGAGATCAGAGTATTTTCGGAACTGGTAAATAAAAGTAGAGTTGCTGAGGATTGTCTGAGAAAGGCGACATCAGATAAGAGTGATCAGCGAAATTTTGTTAGGAGAGATCAGGGAAGGAACTTCGCCCTTAGAGGATAA